In Helianthus annuus cultivar XRQ/B chromosome 8, HanXRQr2.0-SUNRISE, whole genome shotgun sequence, a single genomic region encodes these proteins:
- the LOC110869961 gene encoding myosin-3-like has protein sequence MRGKENRLKLMLRRSLLRKLRKERLPGGKNQVLLLCGASFIVNEDLPPSPPRAPISEQRKSTKTAGEDEAEKTAEAEKPEVEKPVEVVVETQKVVNPETAKVESTHSKSPKVMARDPEKGKFAQEDPVTIFPTSASAPVNVERSPAGDQGASSYDEENDPLRPDETLGDHYYTTYSEKKESEIHTTVWNLKKGDTFSNWQVCRDWLQGTFPLAEIKFQEDRAQEQAYHAYLEEVARKAEAEATLLSKERKNWWEICETDNNEKIGLRNIINNLKVEVERLKKQDAEIEKLKQEKAEAEAARDEARSHWERSEQRKVRTCATLALKEKEIDELTALLSEQEQLKVELESSKKDLQFERVERAETSRRLSATEEKLEGSETARVTAESQIEPLKNDMLWLKESGIISISVANSVLNADELDEMVAYLLVAARNDGYAQGYAECSQHVVTALKVDWDTSRSATYGVNT, from the exons ATGCGGGGAAAAGAAAATAGGTTGAAACTGATGCTGAGGCGCAGCCTGCTAAGAAAGTTAAGAAAAGAAAGATTACCAGGCGGG AAAAACCAAGTTCTCCTGTTATGCGGAGCATCATTCATAGTTAATGAGGACCTCCCGCCTTCACCCCCTCGTGCTCCGATCAGTGAGCAGCGAAAAAGTACTAAAACCGCTGGTGAAGATGAGGCGGAGAAAACTGCTGAGGCGGAAAAACCTGAAGTTGAAAAACctgttgaggttgtggtggaaACGCAAAAGGTTGTGAATCCGGAGACTGCGAAAGTTGAGAGTACTCATTCTAAGTCTCCGAAAGTTATGGCGCGTGACCCAGAGAAAGGAAAATTTGCTCAGGAAGATCCTGTGACCATTTTCCCTACTTCTGCTTCTGCTCCTGTGAATGTTGAGAGGAGCCCAGCTGGTGATCAGGGTGCTTCTTCTTATGATGAAGAAAATGATCCTCTCCGTCCAGATGAAACTTTGGGGGATCATTACTATACAACTTATTCGGAGAAGAAGGAATCTGAAATTCATACTACAGTTTGGAATTTGAAGAAAGGTGATACTTTCTCAAACTGGCAAGTTTGCCGTGACTGGTTGCAGGGCACCTTCCCTCTTGCAGAGATTAAATTCCAAGAAGATCGTGCTCAAGAACAGGCTTACCATGCTTATCTTGAGGAAGTTGCTAG AAAAGCCGAGGCTGAAGCTACTCTTCTTTCTAAGGAGCGCAAAAATTGGTGGGAAATTTGTGAAACAGACAACAATGAGAAGATAGGTCTCCGCAATATTATTAACAATCTCAAGGTTGAAGTTGAGAGATTGAAAAAACAAGATGCGGAGATTGAGAAACTGAAACAGGAAAAGGCGGAGGCTGAAGCAGCGCGTGATGAAGCACGATCTCATTGGGAAAGAAGTGAACAAAGAAAGGTACGAACTTGCGCAACCCTTGCTCTTAAGGAAAAGGAGATAGACGAACTTACCGCTTTATTATCTGAGCAGGAACAACTTAAGGTGGAGCTTGAGTCTTCCAAGAAAGATCTGCAGTTCGAACGGGTTGAAAGAGCTGAGACTTCCCGCCGTCTTAGCGCAACTGAAGAAAAGTTGGAAGGTTCTGAGACTGCCCGGGTGACCGCGGAGAGTCAGATTGAACCTTTGAAGAATGACATGTTGTGGTTGAAAGAGAGCGGGATCATAAGCATAAGT GTTGCCAACTCTGTTCTTAATGCTGATGAACTGGATGAAATGGTTGCGTATCTGCTGGTTGCTGCGCGGAATGATGGATATGCCCAAGGGTATGCAGAGTGTTCCCAGCATGTGGTTACTGCTTTGAAAGTTGACTGGGACACTAGTAGGTCTGCTACATATGGTGTTAACACCTAA